A single Sander lucioperca isolate FBNREF2018 chromosome 24, SLUC_FBN_1.2, whole genome shotgun sequence DNA region contains:
- the n6amt1 gene encoding methyltransferase N6AMT1 isoform X1, producing MSASYPTPVYSHAGRGDFRDVYEPAEDSFLLIDALEKDADRLQLMSPCVCLEVGSGSGVVSAFLASVVGPSALYLCTDVNPAAAQCTAKTASCNNVSLQPVNTSLAECLLPRLSGKVDVLLFNPPYVVTPSEEVGSTGIEAAWAGGKRGREVTDRFLPVVAQLLSSKGLFYLITIAENDPEEIIRLLDKCGLRGESCLSTRAGNERLSVLRFHRS from the exons ATGTCTGCAAGTTATCCCACACCAGTTTACTCCCACGCAGGAAGAGGAGACTTCCGAGATGTCTACGAGCCGGCGGAGGACTCTTTCCTGTTGATTGACGCCCTGGAGAAAGACGCAGACAGGCTGCAGCTGATGAG cccatgtgtgtgtctggaggTGGGCAGTGGCTCAGGAGTGGTGTCAGCTTTTCTGGCATCAGTGGTTGGACCTTCAGCTCTATATCT TTGCACTGATGTGAATCCTGCAGCAGCACAGTGCACAGCAAAGACAGCTTCCTGTAACAATGTTTCACTGCAGCCTGTCAACACATCACTG gcGGAGTGTCTCTTGCCCCGCTTAAGTGGAAAAGTGGATGTCCTTCTCTTCAACCCTCCCTATGTGGTCACTCCTTCAGAAGAG GTGGGCAGCACGGGTATAGAGGCTGCCTGGGCCGGGGGGAAGCGAGGCAGAGAGGTGACCGACAGGTTTCTGCCTGTGGTAGCACAGTTGCTCTCCAGCAAAGGCTTATTCTACCTCATTACTATAGCGGAGAACGATCCAG AGGAGATTATCCGTTTACTGGACAAATGTGGTTTGAGGGGAGAGTCGTGCTTGTCGACCAGAGCTGGAAATGAGAGGTTGTCCGTCCTGCGCTTCCATAGGAGCTAA
- the n6amt1 gene encoding methyltransferase N6AMT1 isoform X2: MSASYPTPVYSHAGRGDFRDVYEPAEDSFLLIDALEKDADRLQLMSPCVCLEVGSGSGVVSAFLASVVGPSALYLCTDVNPAAAQCTAKTASCNNVSLQPVNTSLAECLLPRLSGKVDVLLFNPPYVVTPSEEVGSTGIEAAWAGGKRGREVTDRFLPVVAQLLSSKGLFYLITIAENDPEEIIQSCLSTRAGNERLSVLRFHRS, encoded by the exons ATGTCTGCAAGTTATCCCACACCAGTTTACTCCCACGCAGGAAGAGGAGACTTCCGAGATGTCTACGAGCCGGCGGAGGACTCTTTCCTGTTGATTGACGCCCTGGAGAAAGACGCAGACAGGCTGCAGCTGATGAG cccatgtgtgtgtctggaggTGGGCAGTGGCTCAGGAGTGGTGTCAGCTTTTCTGGCATCAGTGGTTGGACCTTCAGCTCTATATCT TTGCACTGATGTGAATCCTGCAGCAGCACAGTGCACAGCAAAGACAGCTTCCTGTAACAATGTTTCACTGCAGCCTGTCAACACATCACTG gcGGAGTGTCTCTTGCCCCGCTTAAGTGGAAAAGTGGATGTCCTTCTCTTCAACCCTCCCTATGTGGTCACTCCTTCAGAAGAG GTGGGCAGCACGGGTATAGAGGCTGCCTGGGCCGGGGGGAAGCGAGGCAGAGAGGTGACCGACAGGTTTCTGCCTGTGGTAGCACAGTTGCTCTCCAGCAAAGGCTTATTCTACCTCATTACTATAGCGGAGAACGATCCAG AGGAGATTATCC AGTCGTGCTTGTCGACCAGAGCTGGAAATGAGAGGTTGTCCGTCCTGCGCTTCCATAGGAGCTAA
- the n6amt1 gene encoding methyltransferase N6AMT1 isoform X3: MCSAVCSPCVCLEVGSGSGVVSAFLASVVGPSALYLCTDVNPAAAQCTAKTASCNNVSLQPVNTSLAECLLPRLSGKVDVLLFNPPYVVTPSEEVGSTGIEAAWAGGKRGREVTDRFLPVVAQLLSSKGLFYLITIAENDPEEIIRLLDKCGLRGESCLSTRAGNERLSVLRFHRS, encoded by the exons atgtgctctgctGTTTGTAgcccatgtgtgtgtctggaggTGGGCAGTGGCTCAGGAGTGGTGTCAGCTTTTCTGGCATCAGTGGTTGGACCTTCAGCTCTATATCT TTGCACTGATGTGAATCCTGCAGCAGCACAGTGCACAGCAAAGACAGCTTCCTGTAACAATGTTTCACTGCAGCCTGTCAACACATCACTG gcGGAGTGTCTCTTGCCCCGCTTAAGTGGAAAAGTGGATGTCCTTCTCTTCAACCCTCCCTATGTGGTCACTCCTTCAGAAGAG GTGGGCAGCACGGGTATAGAGGCTGCCTGGGCCGGGGGGAAGCGAGGCAGAGAGGTGACCGACAGGTTTCTGCCTGTGGTAGCACAGTTGCTCTCCAGCAAAGGCTTATTCTACCTCATTACTATAGCGGAGAACGATCCAG AGGAGATTATCCGTTTACTGGACAAATGTGGTTTGAGGGGAGAGTCGTGCTTGTCGACCAGAGCTGGAAATGAGAGGTTGTCCGTCCTGCGCTTCCATAGGAGCTAA